The Enterobacter kobei genome has a segment encoding these proteins:
- the folP gene encoding dihydropteroate synthase, which produces MKLFAQDSHLDLSHPHVMGILNVTPDSFSDGGTHNTLIDAVKHANLMINAGATIIDVGGESTRPGAADVSVEEELARVVPVVEAIAQRFEVWISVDTSKPEVIREVARVGAHIINDIRSLTEPGAIEAAAETGLPVCLMHMQGQPKTMQEAPKYDDVFADVNRFFIEHIERCERAGIPKEKLLLDPGFGFGKNLSHNYALLARLSEFHHFGLPLLVGMSRKSMIGQLLNVGPSERLSGSLACAVIAAMQGAHIIRVHDVKETVEAMRVVEATLAAKENKRYE; this is translated from the coding sequence ATGAAACTCTTCGCCCAGGACTCGCATCTCGATCTCTCACATCCTCATGTGATGGGTATCCTGAATGTTACCCCTGACTCCTTCTCTGACGGCGGCACGCACAACACGCTTATCGACGCGGTTAAGCACGCGAATTTAATGATCAACGCAGGTGCTACCATCATTGATGTCGGCGGTGAATCGACGCGCCCAGGGGCAGCGGATGTATCGGTGGAAGAAGAGCTGGCGCGCGTGGTGCCGGTCGTTGAGGCAATCGCACAACGTTTTGAGGTATGGATCTCCGTCGATACTTCCAAACCAGAAGTGATTCGTGAAGTGGCGAGAGTGGGTGCTCACATTATTAATGATATCCGCTCGCTGACTGAACCCGGTGCAATCGAAGCCGCTGCTGAGACAGGGTTGCCTGTGTGCCTGATGCACATGCAGGGGCAGCCGAAAACCATGCAGGAGGCGCCGAAGTATGACGATGTCTTTGCTGATGTGAATCGCTTCTTTATTGAGCATATTGAACGCTGTGAGCGTGCAGGCATCCCAAAAGAGAAATTGCTGCTCGACCCGGGGTTCGGTTTCGGTAAAAATCTCTCCCACAACTATGCACTGCTTGCGCGCTTATCGGAATTCCATCACTTCGGCCTGCCGCTGCTGGTGGGGATGTCGAGAAAATCGATGATTGGCCAATTGCTTAACGTAGGGCCGAGCGAGCGCCTGAGTGGTAGTCTGGCCTGCGCGGTCATTGCGGCGATGCAAGGCGCGCATATTATTCGTGTCCATGACGTCAAAGAAACAGTAGAAGCCATGCGCGTGGTGGAAGCCACACTGGCAGCGAAGGAAAACAAACGCTATGAGTAA
- the ftsH gene encoding ATP-dependent zinc metalloprotease FtsH, producing the protein MAKNLILWLVIAVVLMSVFQSFGPSESNGRKVDYSTFLQEVNQDQVREARINGREINVTKKDSNRYTTYIPVNDPKLLDNLLTKNVKVVGEPPEEPSLLASIFISWFPMLLLIGVWIFFMRQMQGGGGKGAMSFGKSKARMLTEDQIKTTFADVAGCDEAKEEVGELVEYLREPSRFQKLGGKIPKGVLMVGPPGTGKTLLAKAIAGEAKVPFFTISGSDFVEMFVGVGASRVRDMFEQAKKAAPCIIFIDEIDAVGRQRGAGLGGGHDEREQTLNQMLVEMDGFEGNEGIIVIAATNRPDVLDPALLRPGRFDRQVVVGLPDVRGREQILKVHMRRVPLAPDIDAAIIARGTPGFSGADLANLVNEAALFAARGNKRVVSMVEFEKAKDKIMMGAERRSMVMTEAQKESTAYHEAGHAIIGRLVPEHDPVHKVTIIPRGRALGVTFFLPEGDAISASRQKLESQISTLYGGRLAEEIIYGPEHVSTGASNDIKVATNLARNMVTQWGFSDKLGPLLYAEEEGEVFLGRSVAKAKHMSDETARIIDQEVKALIERNYGRARQILNDNMDILHSMKDALMKYETIDAPQIDDLMARREVRPPAGWEDPGASNNSDNNGTPRAPRPVDEPRTPNPGNTMSEQLGDK; encoded by the coding sequence ATGGCGAAAAACCTAATACTCTGGCTGGTCATTGCCGTTGTGCTGATGTCAGTATTCCAGAGCTTTGGGCCCAGCGAGTCGAATGGCCGCAAGGTGGATTATTCTACCTTCCTGCAGGAGGTCAATCAGGACCAGGTTCGCGAAGCGCGTATCAACGGACGTGAGATCAACGTTACCAAGAAAGATAGTAACCGTTACACGACTTACATCCCGGTGAACGATCCTAAGCTGCTTGATAACCTTCTGACCAAAAACGTCAAAGTGGTAGGCGAGCCGCCAGAAGAACCAAGCCTGTTGGCTTCAATCTTCATTTCCTGGTTCCCGATGCTGCTTCTCATCGGCGTCTGGATCTTCTTTATGCGCCAGATGCAGGGCGGCGGTGGCAAAGGTGCCATGTCGTTCGGTAAGAGCAAGGCGCGTATGCTGACGGAAGACCAGATTAAGACTACGTTCGCTGACGTTGCAGGTTGTGACGAAGCGAAAGAAGAAGTCGGTGAACTGGTTGAATACCTGCGCGAGCCGAGCCGTTTCCAGAAACTGGGCGGTAAGATCCCGAAAGGCGTGCTGATGGTCGGCCCTCCGGGTACCGGTAAAACCCTGCTGGCGAAAGCTATCGCAGGTGAAGCGAAGGTACCGTTCTTTACTATTTCAGGTTCTGACTTCGTCGAAATGTTCGTGGGTGTGGGTGCATCTCGTGTGCGTGACATGTTCGAGCAGGCTAAGAAGGCAGCACCGTGCATTATCTTCATCGATGAAATCGACGCCGTAGGCCGCCAGCGTGGCGCGGGCCTGGGCGGTGGTCACGATGAACGTGAACAGACTCTGAACCAGATGCTGGTTGAGATGGACGGCTTCGAAGGTAACGAAGGTATTATCGTTATCGCCGCAACTAACCGTCCGGACGTACTTGACCCGGCGCTGCTGCGTCCAGGCCGTTTCGACCGTCAGGTTGTGGTCGGTCTGCCAGATGTTCGTGGTCGTGAACAGATTCTGAAAGTGCACATGCGTCGCGTACCGCTGGCGCCAGATATCGACGCGGCAATTATTGCGCGTGGTACCCCGGGCTTCTCCGGTGCGGATCTGGCTAACCTGGTCAACGAAGCTGCTCTGTTCGCCGCTCGCGGTAACAAGCGCGTGGTGTCCATGGTGGAGTTCGAGAAAGCGAAAGACAAAATCATGATGGGTGCGGAACGTCGCTCCATGGTGATGACGGAAGCGCAGAAAGAGTCCACGGCATATCACGAAGCCGGTCACGCGATTATTGGCCGCCTGGTACCGGAGCACGATCCGGTACACAAAGTGACGATTATTCCGCGCGGTCGTGCGCTGGGTGTGACCTTCTTCCTGCCTGAAGGCGACGCGATCAGCGCCAGCCGTCAGAAACTGGAAAGCCAGATTTCAACCCTGTACGGTGGTCGTCTGGCGGAAGAGATCATCTACGGGCCGGAACATGTTTCTACCGGTGCGTCGAACGACATTAAAGTGGCGACAAACCTGGCACGTAACATGGTCACTCAGTGGGGCTTCTCCGACAAACTCGGTCCGCTGCTTTATGCAGAGGAAGAGGGTGAAGTATTCCTGGGCCGCTCCGTGGCAAAAGCGAAACATATGTCCGATGAGACGGCTCGTATCATCGACCAGGAAGTGAAAGCGCTGATTGAACGTAACTACGGTCGCGCGCGTCAGATCCTGAACGACAATATGGACATCCTGCATTCGATGAAAGATGCGCTCATGAAATATGAGACCATCGATGCACCGCAGATTGACGACCTGATGGCTCGCCGCGAAGTGCGTCCGCCAGCAGGCTGGGAAGACCCAGGTGCTTCCAACAATTCTGACAACAATGGCACCCCGCGTGCGCCGCGTCCGGTCGATGAACCGCGTACGCCGAACCCGGGCAACACCATGTCAGAACAGTTGGGCGACAAGTAA
- the glmM gene encoding phosphoglucosamine mutase produces the protein MSNRKYFGTDGIRGRVGDAPITPDFVLKLGWAAGKVLARHGSRKIIIGKDTRISGYMLESALEAGLAAAGLSASFTGPMPTPAVAYLTRTFRAEAGIVISASHNPFYDNGIKFFSIDGTKLPDEVEEAIEAEMEKEITCVDSAELGKANRIVDAAGRYIEFCKGTFPNELSLAHLKIVVDCANGATYHIAPNVFRELGAKVITIGCEPDGLNINEQVGATDVRALQARVLAEKADLGIALDGDGDRVIMVDHEGNKVDGDQILYIIAREGLRQGQLRGGAVGTLMSNMGLELALKQLGIPFVRAKVGDRYVLEKLQEKGWRIGAENSGHVILLDKTTTGDGIVAALQVVAAMARNHMSLHDLCSGMKMFPQILVNVRFTAGKGDPLENDNVKAVMADVEAALGSRGRVLLRKSGTEPLIRVMVEGEDEAQVTEFAHRIADAVKAA, from the coding sequence ATGAGTAATCGTAAATATTTTGGGACCGATGGTATCCGTGGGCGTGTCGGCGATGCGCCTATCACGCCTGATTTTGTCCTTAAGCTTGGCTGGGCTGCTGGCAAGGTACTCGCACGTCATGGTTCCCGTAAGATCATTATTGGTAAAGATACCCGTATTTCAGGTTATATGCTGGAATCGGCGCTGGAAGCCGGACTGGCAGCCGCGGGGCTGTCAGCTTCCTTTACTGGCCCAATGCCAACGCCGGCTGTTGCGTATCTGACCCGTACCTTCCGCGCGGAAGCGGGAATTGTGATTTCGGCCTCCCATAACCCGTTCTATGACAACGGCATCAAGTTCTTCTCCATTGATGGCACCAAGCTGCCGGATGAAGTGGAAGAAGCCATTGAAGCCGAAATGGAAAAAGAGATCACCTGCGTGGACTCCGCAGAGCTGGGTAAAGCAAACCGTATCGTCGATGCCGCGGGTCGCTATATTGAGTTTTGCAAAGGCACCTTCCCGAACGAACTGAGCCTTGCCCACCTTAAAATTGTGGTGGACTGCGCCAACGGTGCAACCTACCACATTGCGCCAAACGTATTCCGCGAGCTGGGCGCCAAAGTGATCACCATTGGCTGCGAGCCGGATGGTCTGAACATTAACGAGCAGGTTGGTGCGACGGACGTGCGTGCCCTGCAGGCGCGCGTGCTGGCAGAGAAGGCCGACCTGGGTATTGCGCTGGATGGCGACGGCGATCGCGTGATCATGGTCGACCACGAAGGCAACAAGGTTGATGGCGATCAGATCCTCTACATCATCGCCCGTGAAGGGCTGCGTCAGGGTCAACTGCGCGGTGGTGCCGTCGGCACGCTGATGAGCAACATGGGCCTGGAGCTGGCGCTGAAACAGCTGGGTATCCCGTTTGTTCGCGCGAAAGTGGGTGACCGTTACGTGCTGGAGAAGCTTCAGGAGAAAGGCTGGCGCATTGGCGCAGAAAACTCAGGCCACGTGATCCTGCTCGACAAAACCACCACCGGTGACGGCATCGTGGCTGCGCTTCAGGTCGTCGCAGCGATGGCCCGTAACCATATGAGCCTGCACGATCTCTGCAGCGGCATGAAAATGTTCCCGCAGATCCTGGTGAACGTGCGTTTCACGGCAGGTAAAGGCGATCCGCTGGAAAATGACAATGTGAAAGCGGTAATGGCTGACGTTGAAGCGGCGCTGGGAAGCCGTGGCCGCGTGCTGCTGCGTAAGTCCGGAACTGAACCACTGATTCGCGTTATGGTGGAAGGTGAGGATGAAGCGCAGGTGACTGAATTTGCCCACCGTATTGCTGATGCCGTTAAAGCTGCATAA
- the yhbY gene encoding ribosome assembly RNA-binding protein YhbY yields MNLSTKQKQHLKGLAHPLKPVVMLGNNGLTEGVLAEIEQALEHHELIKVKIASEDRDTKNLIVEAIVRETGACNVQVIGKTLVLYRPSKERKISLPR; encoded by the coding sequence ATGAATCTGAGTACTAAACAAAAACAGCACCTTAAAGGTCTGGCACATCCGCTCAAGCCTGTAGTGATGCTTGGCAACAATGGTTTGACCGAAGGGGTGCTTGCCGAGATTGAACAAGCGCTGGAACACCACGAGCTGATCAAGGTGAAAATCGCCTCTGAAGACAGAGACACTAAAAACCTGATCGTGGAAGCCATCGTGCGCGAAACCGGCGCCTGTAATGTACAGGTCATCGGTAAAACGCTGGTGCTCTACCGCCCATCTAAAGAGCGTAAAATCTCGCTGCCACGCTAA
- the dacB gene encoding serine-type D-Ala-D-Ala carboxypeptidase, translated as MRFSRFIIGLTTSIAFSVQAANVDEYINQLPAGANLALMVQKVGAQTPEIDYHSQQMALPASTQKVITALAALLQLGPDFRFTTTLESKGNIEGGVLKGDLIARFGGDPTFKRQDIRNMVAVLKKSGVTKIEGNVLIDTSIFASHDKAPGWPWNDMTQCFSAPPAAAIVDRNCFSISLYSAPKPDDLAFIRVASYYPVTMFSQVRTLAKGSPDAQYCELDVVPGDLNRFTLTGCLTQRADPLPLAFAIQDGASYAGAILKDELKQAGISYSGTLLRQTQVNQPGTVIASKQSPPLHDLLRIMLKKSDNMIADTVFRMIGHARFGVPGTWRAGSDAVRQILRQQAGIDLGNTIAVDGSGLSRHNLIAPATMMQVLQYIAQHDSELNFISMLPLAGHDGSLQYRAGLHAAGVDGKVSAKTGSLQGVYNLAGFITTASGQRMAFVQYLSGYAVEPTDQRNRRIPLVRFESRLYKDIYQNN; from the coding sequence ATGCGATTTTCCAGATTTATCATCGGATTGACTACCAGTATAGCGTTCAGCGTTCAGGCCGCGAATGTTGATGAGTACATTAATCAGCTACCCGCAGGTGCTAACCTTGCATTGATGGTGCAGAAGGTCGGGGCGCAGACGCCAGAGATTGACTATCACAGTCAACAGATGGCGCTGCCTGCCAGTACCCAAAAGGTGATCACGGCCCTCGCCGCGCTGCTTCAGCTCGGCCCTGACTTTCGTTTTACCACCACGCTTGAGAGCAAAGGCAACATTGAGGGCGGTGTACTGAAGGGCGATCTTATTGCCCGTTTTGGCGGCGATCCGACCTTTAAGCGCCAGGATATCCGCAATATGGTGGCGGTGCTGAAAAAATCCGGTGTGACGAAAATCGAGGGTAACGTGCTGATCGACACCTCGATTTTTGCCAGCCATGATAAAGCGCCAGGCTGGCCGTGGAACGACATGACGCAATGCTTTAGCGCACCACCCGCCGCCGCGATTGTTGACCGCAACTGCTTTTCAATTTCCCTTTACAGCGCGCCCAAACCGGATGATTTAGCGTTTATCCGCGTGGCATCCTACTACCCGGTGACCATGTTTAGCCAGGTGCGTACGCTGGCCAAAGGCTCCCCGGATGCCCAGTATTGTGAACTGGACGTGGTGCCTGGCGATCTTAACCGTTTCACGCTCACCGGCTGTCTGACCCAGCGCGCCGATCCCCTGCCGCTGGCCTTTGCAATACAAGATGGCGCGAGCTACGCGGGTGCCATTCTGAAGGATGAACTGAAGCAGGCAGGCATTAGCTACTCCGGTACGCTGCTCCGCCAGACGCAGGTCAACCAGCCCGGAACGGTCATCGCCAGCAAACAGTCGCCTCCGCTGCACGATTTGCTGCGAATTATGCTGAAAAAGTCTGACAACATGATTGCTGATACGGTGTTCCGCATGATCGGCCACGCGCGTTTTGGCGTGCCGGGAACCTGGCGCGCGGGCTCAGACGCTGTGCGCCAGATCCTGCGCCAACAGGCGGGAATCGATCTGGGTAATACCATTGCTGTCGATGGTTCCGGATTATCGCGTCATAATTTGATCGCACCGGCAACCATGATGCAAGTGCTTCAGTACATTGCACAACATGACTCTGAGCTAAACTTTATTTCAATGCTGCCGCTTGCCGGGCATGACGGTTCTCTGCAGTATCGCGCCGGGCTTCACGCGGCCGGCGTAGATGGCAAAGTATCCGCTAAAACAGGTTCACTGCAGGGCGTTTACAATCTTGCAGGGTTCATCACGACAGCCAGCGGACAACGCATGGCCTTCGTACAGTATCTTTCCGGCTATGCCGTCGAACCGACCGATCAGCGCAACCGTCGTATTCCGCTGGTTCGCTTCGAAAGCAGGCTTTATAAAGACATTTATCAGAATAACTAG
- the secG gene encoding preprotein translocase subunit SecG: MYEALLVIFLIVAIALVALIMLQQGKGADMGASFGAGASGTLFGSSGSANFMTRTTAILATLFFIISLVLGNINSNKTSKGSEWENLSAPAKTEQTQPAAPAKPTSDIPQ; this comes from the coding sequence ATGTACGAAGCTCTTTTAGTTATTTTCCTTATTGTAGCCATCGCTCTCGTAGCGCTGATTATGCTGCAGCAAGGTAAAGGCGCTGATATGGGAGCCTCCTTCGGAGCAGGCGCTTCCGGTACGCTGTTCGGTTCAAGTGGTTCTGCGAACTTCATGACCCGTACGACAGCGATTCTGGCTACGCTGTTCTTCATCATCAGTCTGGTGCTGGGCAATATCAACAGCAACAAGACCAGTAAAGGAAGCGAGTGGGAAAACCTGAGCGCGCCAGCGAAAACTGAGCAGACTCAGCCAGCTGCACCGGCGAAGCCAACCAGCGATATCCCGCAGTAA
- the pmrA gene encoding two-component system response regulator PmrA, which yields MKLLIVEDDLLLQEGLALGLANEGYALDCAGTAAEADSLIQSGEYSLVILDLGLPDKDGATLLTQWRRRGIANPVLILTARDAIEDRITGLDAGADDYLVKPFALAELQARVRALIRRYQGHSDNLLTDGDITLNLQTQQVLRQSQPVEVTPKEFALLTRLIMRSGQTVHRETLQQDIYSWQDDPGSNTLEVHIHNLRRKLGKDRIKTVRGVGYRLESQK from the coding sequence ATGAAACTACTCATAGTTGAAGATGATCTGTTATTGCAGGAAGGACTCGCGCTGGGGCTTGCCAACGAAGGGTATGCTCTGGATTGTGCCGGTACCGCGGCAGAGGCGGATTCCCTGATCCAGAGCGGCGAGTACAGTCTGGTGATCCTCGATTTGGGTTTGCCGGACAAAGACGGCGCGACGCTGCTCACCCAATGGCGTCGGCGCGGCATCGCTAACCCGGTGTTGATCCTGACAGCACGCGATGCGATTGAAGATCGTATTACCGGCCTCGATGCTGGCGCAGATGACTATCTGGTGAAGCCCTTTGCGCTCGCAGAACTTCAGGCCCGCGTGCGGGCGCTTATCCGGCGCTATCAGGGGCACAGCGATAATCTGCTGACGGACGGCGACATCACGCTCAATCTGCAAACCCAGCAGGTACTGCGTCAGTCCCAGCCCGTTGAAGTGACCCCAAAAGAGTTCGCCCTCCTGACCCGCCTGATTATGCGCAGCGGGCAAACGGTGCACCGTGAAACGCTGCAACAGGACATTTACTCCTGGCAGGACGATCCCGGCTCTAACACCCTGGAAGTCCACATCCATAACCTGCGTCGCAAGCTTGGCAAAGACAGGATAAAAACCGTCCGCGGCGTTGGCTATCGTCTGGAGAGCCAGAAATGA
- the greA gene encoding transcription elongation factor GreA, whose translation MQAIPMTLRGAEKLREELDFLKSVRRPEIIAAIADAREHGDLKENAEYHAAREQQGFCEGRIKDIEAKLSNAQVIDITKMPNNGRVIFGSTVTVLNLDNDEEQTYRIVGDDEADFKQNLISVNSPIARGLIGKEQDDVVTIRTPGGEVEYEIIKVEYL comes from the coding sequence ATGCAAGCTATTCCGATGACCTTACGTGGTGCCGAAAAACTGCGCGAAGAGCTGGATTTCCTGAAATCCGTTCGTCGCCCTGAAATTATCGCCGCTATCGCGGATGCGCGTGAGCATGGCGACCTGAAGGAGAACGCTGAATACCATGCGGCGCGTGAGCAGCAGGGCTTCTGTGAAGGACGTATCAAAGATATCGAAGCAAAACTGTCCAATGCGCAGGTTATCGATATCACCAAGATGCCTAACAATGGGCGTGTGATCTTTGGTTCAACCGTGACCGTGCTGAACCTGGACAACGACGAAGAGCAGACCTATCGCATCGTGGGTGATGATGAAGCAGACTTCAAACAGAACCTGATTTCCGTGAACTCTCCGATTGCTCGCGGCCTGATTGGCAAAGAGCAGGATGATGTTGTTACCATTCGCACGCCTGGCGGTGAAGTGGAATACGAAATTATTAAGGTTGAATACCTGTAA
- the rlmE gene encoding 23S rRNA (uridine(2552)-2'-O)-methyltransferase RlmE has product MTGKKRSASSSRWLQEHFSDKYVQQAQKKGLRSRAWFKLDEIQQSDKLFKPGMTVVDLGAAPGGWSQYAVTQIGGTGRIIACDLLPMDPIVGVDFLQGDFRDELVLKALLDRVGDSKVQVVMSDMAPNMCGTPAVDIPRAMYLVELALEMCRDVLAPGGSFVVKVFQGEGFEEYLKEIRSLFAKVKVRKPDSSRARSREVYIVATGRK; this is encoded by the coding sequence ATGACAGGTAAAAAGCGTTCTGCCAGCTCCAGCCGCTGGCTTCAGGAACACTTTAGCGATAAATATGTTCAACAGGCGCAGAAAAAGGGGTTGCGTTCCCGTGCCTGGTTTAAACTTGATGAAATACAGCAAAGTGACAAACTTTTTAAGCCGGGGATGACGGTTGTTGACCTCGGTGCGGCACCTGGCGGATGGTCCCAGTATGCGGTAACGCAGATCGGCGGAACGGGCCGAATCATCGCGTGCGATCTTTTACCAATGGATCCTATCGTCGGTGTCGACTTCCTTCAGGGCGACTTTCGTGATGAATTAGTGCTTAAAGCGTTACTTGATCGTGTAGGTGACAGTAAGGTCCAGGTTGTCATGTCAGATATGGCACCAAATATGTGTGGAACACCGGCGGTGGATATCCCCCGCGCCATGTATCTGGTGGAGCTAGCGTTAGAAATGTGTCGTGATGTACTAGCGCCTGGTGGTAGTTTTGTTGTGAAGGTGTTTCAGGGCGAAGGTTTCGAGGAGTATCTTAAGGAAATTCGCTCCCTGTTTGCGAAGGTCAAAGTTCGTAAGCCGGACTCTTCCCGGGCCCGTTCCCGCGAAGTGTATATTGTAGCGACCGGGCGAAAATGA
- the argG gene encoding argininosuccinate synthase codes for MTTILKHLPVGQRIGIAFSGGLDTSAALLWMRQKGAVPYAYTANLGQPDEDDYDAIPRRAKEYGAENARLIDCRKQLVAEGIAAIQCGAFHNTTGGLTYFNTTPLGRAVTGTMLVAAMKEDGVNIWGDGSTYKGNDIERFYRYGLLTNAELQIYKPWLDTDFIDELGGRHEMSEFMIACGFDYKMSVEKAYSTDSNMLGATHEAKDLEFLNSSVKIVNPIMGVKFWDENVKIAAEEVTVRFERGHPVALNGKTFSDDVELMLEANRIGGRHGLGMSDQIENRIIEAKSRGIYEAPGMALLHIAYERLLTGIHNEDTIEQYHSHGRQLGKLLYQGRWFDPQALMLRDALQRWVASAITGEVTLELRRGNDYSILNTVSDNLTYKAERLTMEKGESVFSPDDRIGQLTMRNLDITDTREKLFNYVENGLLSASSGNGLPQVENLEHSDKK; via the coding sequence GGACAACGTATTGGCATCGCTTTCTCAGGCGGCCTGGATACCAGCGCTGCACTGCTGTGGATGCGCCAGAAGGGAGCGGTTCCGTATGCATATACTGCGAACCTGGGTCAGCCGGATGAGGACGACTACGATGCTATTCCTCGTCGCGCGAAAGAGTATGGCGCAGAAAACGCGCGCCTGATTGACTGCCGTAAGCAACTCGTCGCGGAAGGTATTGCGGCTATTCAGTGTGGTGCGTTCCATAACACCACCGGCGGTCTGACCTATTTCAACACCACTCCACTGGGTCGCGCCGTTACCGGCACGATGCTGGTTGCCGCGATGAAAGAAGATGGCGTGAACATCTGGGGTGACGGCAGCACCTATAAAGGTAACGATATCGAACGTTTCTATCGTTATGGCCTGCTGACCAACGCCGAGCTGCAGATCTACAAACCCTGGCTGGATACCGACTTCATCGACGAGCTGGGTGGCCGTCATGAAATGTCCGAGTTTATGATTGCCTGCGGCTTTGACTACAAGATGTCCGTTGAGAAAGCCTACTCCACCGACTCCAACATGCTGGGTGCGACGCACGAAGCGAAGGACCTGGAATTCCTGAACTCCAGCGTGAAGATCGTTAACCCAATCATGGGCGTGAAGTTCTGGGATGAGAACGTGAAGATCGCGGCAGAAGAGGTGACCGTACGTTTCGAGCGTGGTCATCCGGTTGCCCTGAACGGCAAAACGTTCTCTGATGACGTAGAGCTGATGCTGGAAGCGAACCGCATTGGCGGCCGTCACGGTCTGGGCATGAGTGACCAGATTGAGAACCGTATTATCGAAGCGAAAAGCCGTGGCATTTATGAAGCCCCGGGGATGGCGCTGCTGCATATCGCTTATGAGCGTCTGCTGACCGGGATCCACAACGAAGACACCATTGAGCAGTATCACTCTCATGGTCGTCAGCTGGGTAAACTGCTGTATCAGGGTCGCTGGTTCGATCCGCAGGCACTGATGCTGCGTGATGCGCTGCAGCGCTGGGTGGCGAGTGCCATTACCGGTGAGGTCACTCTGGAACTGCGTCGCGGCAACGACTACTCCATCCTGAACACCGTGTCTGACAACCTGACCTATAAAGCAGAGCGTCTGACCATGGAGAAAGGTGAGTCGGTGTTCTCGCCAGATGACCGTATTGGTCAGCTGACCATGCGTAACCTGGACATCACCGATACCCGTGAAAAGCTGTTCAATTATGTTGAGAATGGTCTGCTCTCCGCAAGCTCCGGTAACGGCCTGCCGCAGGTGGAAAACCTGGAGCACAGCGATAAGAAGTAA
- the pmrB gene encoding two-component system sensor histidine kinase PmrB, with amino-acid sequence MNSMRRRLMVLLAVILLFFQLISVIWLWHESREQIGFLVNETLSAKARNNHVEKEIREAIASLLVPSLVMVSFTLLFSFWAVTWITRPLNKLRDSLANRSADNLTPLPMYSDMEEIGAVTTSLNQLLARLDSTIQQERLFTADAAHELRTPLAGIRLHLELMAQSGSPQATTLISRIDQLMHTVEQLLMLARAGQAMASGHYETINWTDTIITPLGLEHEAKEHTVIWPAKSTLTVQGDAVLLRLMLRNLLENAGRYSPPGTTITVALTEVAGGTLVSVSDQGPGIDEAHRQSITEPFRRLDQRYGGSGLGLSIVQRILQLHRGKLALENGAEGGLIASCWLPSTLE; translated from the coding sequence ATGAACAGCATGCGTCGGCGATTAATGGTGTTGCTGGCGGTCATTCTGTTATTTTTCCAGCTGATAAGCGTGATTTGGTTGTGGCATGAAAGCCGTGAGCAGATTGGCTTTCTGGTGAATGAAACGCTGTCTGCAAAAGCCCGCAATAACCATGTCGAAAAAGAGATCCGCGAGGCGATTGCATCTCTTCTGGTCCCTTCCCTGGTGATGGTCAGTTTCACACTGCTGTTTTCATTCTGGGCGGTCACCTGGATAACCCGGCCTCTGAATAAACTCCGCGACAGCCTCGCTAATCGTTCGGCGGATAACTTAACGCCGCTGCCTATGTATTCCGACATGGAAGAAATAGGCGCCGTTACCACCTCTCTCAACCAGCTACTCGCCAGGCTGGACAGTACCATTCAGCAGGAGCGTCTCTTCACCGCAGACGCCGCCCACGAACTGCGAACGCCACTGGCCGGGATCCGGCTTCATCTGGAGTTAATGGCGCAGTCAGGCTCTCCGCAGGCAACAACGTTAATCAGCCGTATCGATCAGCTCATGCATACCGTTGAACAACTGCTGATGCTGGCCCGTGCCGGACAGGCGATGGCGAGCGGTCACTATGAGACCATTAACTGGACGGACACGATCATAACGCCCCTTGGTCTTGAGCATGAAGCCAAAGAACATACGGTGATATGGCCGGCCAAAAGTACCCTTACGGTGCAGGGTGACGCGGTGCTTTTGCGACTGATGCTGCGTAACCTGCTGGAAAATGCCGGACGTTACAGTCCACCAGGCACAACAATCACCGTGGCACTAACCGAGGTTGCGGGAGGTACGCTGGTCAGCGTGAGCGATCAGGGGCCCGGCATCGATGAAGCACATCGACAGTCGATCACCGAGCCGTTCCGTCGGCTTGATCAGCGCTACGGCGGTAGCGGCCTGGGCCTGAGTATCGTACAGCGTATCCTGCAACTCCACCGCGGTAAGCTGGCGCTGGAGAACGGTGCTGAAGGCGGCCTGATAGCAAGCTGCTGGCTCCCCTCAACGCTGGAATAA